The proteins below come from a single Lactobacillus johnsonii genomic window:
- the pheS gene encoding phenylalanine--tRNA ligase subunit alpha, with protein MDLFDRINKLKEEGLNEIKQAENQKMLDKIRVELMGRKGELTEILHSMKDIAPENRPKVGQEVNQVCDLFQKQLDEAKNNFLQTLIAKKLEEEKIDVTLPGREGHLGSKHPINIILDDLESYFIGMGYEVVQGPEIETDHYVFEMMNLPKDHPARDMQATFYIDEENLLRTQTSGDQARVLEKHDFSKGPLKMVGPGKVYRRDDDDATHSHQFQQMEGLVIDKNVTMSDLKGTLEMIAKHVFGQDRKTRLRPSYFPFTEPSVEMDVSCFNCDGKGCPICKYTGWIEVLGAGMVHPNVLENAGVDSTVYGGFAFGLGLDRFAILKYGISDIRDFYTNDVRFLAQFRKEED; from the coding sequence ATGGACTTATTCGATAGAATAAATAAGTTAAAAGAAGAAGGATTGAATGAAATCAAGCAAGCTGAAAACCAGAAAATGCTTGATAAGATTAGAGTAGAGTTAATGGGGCGCAAGGGTGAATTAACTGAAATTCTTCACTCAATGAAAGATATTGCCCCAGAAAATAGACCTAAGGTGGGTCAAGAAGTAAATCAAGTTTGTGATCTCTTTCAAAAGCAGTTAGATGAAGCAAAAAATAACTTCTTACAAACTTTAATTGCCAAAAAATTAGAAGAAGAAAAAATTGATGTTACTTTGCCTGGTCGTGAAGGACATTTAGGTTCAAAGCATCCTATTAATATTATTTTAGATGATTTAGAAAGCTACTTTATTGGAATGGGTTATGAAGTAGTTCAAGGTCCAGAAATTGAAACTGATCACTATGTCTTTGAAATGATGAACTTGCCAAAGGATCACCCTGCTCGTGATATGCAAGCAACTTTCTATATTGATGAGGAAAACTTACTTAGAACGCAAACGTCAGGAGATCAAGCTAGAGTTTTAGAAAAGCATGATTTTTCTAAAGGTCCATTAAAGATGGTTGGTCCAGGTAAGGTATATCGTAGAGATGATGATGATGCAACTCACTCCCACCAATTCCAGCAAATGGAAGGCTTAGTAATCGATAAAAATGTTACTATGTCAGACCTTAAGGGAACTCTAGAAATGATTGCCAAGCACGTTTTTGGTCAAGATCGCAAGACTCGTCTTCGTCCATCTTACTTCCCATTTACTGAACCATCAGTTGAAATGGATGTTTCTTGTTTTAATTGTGATGGTAAGGGGTGTCCAATTTGTAAGTATACTGGCTGGATCGAAGTACTTGGTGCTGGTATGGTTCACCCAAATGTTTTAGAAAATGCTGGTGTAGATTCAACAGTCTATGGTGGTTTTGCCTTTGGTTTAGGGTTAGATCGTTTTGCAATTTTGAAATACGGCATTTCTGATATTCGTGATTTCTATACTAATGATGTACGTTTCTTAGCACAATTCCGTAAGGAGGAAGATTAA
- a CDS encoding winged helix-turn-helix transcriptional regulator, giving the protein MSQEIESKTKMTDCPDPEDYSLCSHFIDAFGIIGKKWNGLIISSLCDTNAMRFKDLARCISKCSDRVLVERLKELEKDGIVNRTVDKKSGIISYTLTQKGADLQPVFEQVHNWADKWA; this is encoded by the coding sequence ATGTCCCAAGAAATTGAAAGCAAAACTAAAATGACTGACTGTCCGGATCCAGAAGATTATTCACTGTGTTCGCATTTTATTGATGCTTTTGGAATTATTGGTAAAAAATGGAACGGCTTAATTATTAGCTCTTTGTGTGATACTAATGCAATGCGTTTTAAGGATTTAGCACGTTGCATTAGTAAATGCTCTGATCGTGTTTTAGTTGAACGACTAAAAGAACTAGAAAAAGACGGAATTGTTAACCGTACTGTAGACAAAAAGAGTGGAATTATCAGCTATACCCTGACTCAAAAGGGTGCCGATTTACAACCCGTTTTTGAGCAAGTCCATAATTGGGCTGATAAATGGGCTTAA
- a CDS encoding TrmH family RNA methyltransferase, with amino-acid sequence MIEINSVNNPTIKSLRKLEQKKYRKKTQTYLIEGFHLVEEALKSHENYLYVLGTAEALKKLDTTYKLKDNKVIQITDAIAQHLSSTKNSQDIFMVLPINQPKSFSFEYGKWVVLDNLTDPGNVGTIIRTADAAGFDGVVLSEESVDLYNPKVQRSMQGSQFHIQIIQNPILEAISSFKENGLPVYVSILDKTAKSLNNCAPVPQLALVIGNEAHGASKEVIETADKKIYIPIKGKAESLNAAVAAGIMIYHFS; translated from the coding sequence ATGATAGAAATTAACTCAGTAAATAATCCCACAATTAAAAGCCTTAGAAAGCTTGAACAAAAAAAGTATCGTAAAAAGACCCAAACTTATTTAATTGAAGGTTTTCATTTAGTTGAAGAAGCTTTAAAGAGTCATGAAAACTATCTTTATGTTTTAGGAACAGCAGAAGCTTTAAAAAAATTAGATACGACTTATAAATTAAAAGATAATAAAGTCATCCAGATTACCGATGCAATTGCTCAGCATTTAAGTAGTACTAAAAATAGTCAAGATATCTTTATGGTGCTACCAATTAATCAACCAAAATCATTTAGTTTTGAATATGGAAAATGGGTTGTTTTAGATAATTTAACTGATCCAGGAAATGTTGGAACAATTATTCGTACAGCCGATGCAGCTGGTTTTGATGGTGTAGTATTATCTGAAGAAAGTGTAGATTTATATAATCCAAAAGTTCAGCGTAGTATGCAGGGGAGCCAGTTCCATATTCAAATTATCCAAAATCCGATTTTAGAAGCTATTAGTAGTTTTAAGGAAAATGGTCTTCCAGTCTATGTAAGCATTCTTGATAAAACTGCTAAGTCCTTGAATAATTGTGCCCCAGTTCCTCAATTAGCGCTCGTAATTGGAAACGAGGCTCATGGGGCAAGTAAAGAGGTAATTGAAACAGCGGATAAAAAGATCTATATCCCGATAAAGGGAAAGGCAGAATCATTAAATGCGGCAGTAGCAGCGGGTATTATGATTTATCATTTTTCATAA
- a CDS encoding acylphosphatase: MKTVTMRVTGLVQGVGFRWTTQMIAQELGITGTVKNNPDGSVSIVAQGDELPLEHFIKKIKASPSVAAHVDHVDLKIIPNTEKFTRFSVVY, from the coding sequence ATGAAGACAGTTACAATGAGAGTTACAGGCTTAGTACAAGGAGTTGGCTTTAGATGGACAACTCAAATGATTGCCCAAGAATTAGGAATCACCGGTACTGTTAAAAATAATCCAGATGGGTCTGTATCAATTGTAGCTCAAGGGGATGAACTCCCTTTAGAGCATTTTATCAAAAAAATTAAAGCATCTCCTTCAGTTGCTGCCCATGTTGATCATGTAGATTTAAAGATAATTCCCAATACAGAAAAATTTACTCGCTTTAGTGTGGTTTATTGA
- the yidC gene encoding membrane protein insertase YidC has protein sequence MKSKTKYFSLFAMITVLALTLTGCANNGHSIYQAPTSGPYAWIFSLFGKPIQNIMLAVEHQIGGSNGAGWAIIIITFVVQLIVMPLRLASQRKMTTQQEKTQKLQPQMRLIQEALKKPGLTQPQQMQISQLQMRVYKENNMSMMGGMGCLPLLIQLPIMMGIYQAVAYSKELAASSFFGISLGQRSIILTIIATLLYVVQGYLSMVGIPEEQKKAMQMTLILSPAMTFFISISAPGALALYFLVGGLIAILQQLITTFVIMPKVKRDVAAELNERPLKVVVTQETIDNILNTTSSSNSTPEANKDLHQDLRARNAGKQKRPNDSDKD, from the coding sequence ATGAAATCAAAAACTAAATATTTTAGTCTCTTTGCCATGATAACTGTGCTAGCACTTACCTTAACAGGATGTGCTAACAATGGTCATAGCATCTATCAAGCACCCACTAGTGGGCCATATGCTTGGATCTTTAGTCTATTTGGCAAACCAATTCAAAATATCATGTTAGCAGTCGAACATCAAATTGGTGGCTCAAATGGAGCTGGCTGGGCAATTATTATTATTACCTTTGTTGTTCAGCTCATTGTTATGCCACTTCGACTAGCTTCTCAGCGTAAAATGACTACCCAACAAGAAAAAACGCAAAAGCTTCAACCTCAAATGAGATTGATCCAAGAAGCACTTAAGAAGCCTGGGCTAACACAACCACAGCAAATGCAAATTAGCCAACTTCAAATGCGTGTTTATAAAGAAAATAATATGTCAATGATGGGCGGAATGGGCTGCTTACCATTACTTATTCAGCTTCCAATCATGATGGGAATTTATCAAGCTGTAGCTTACTCTAAAGAATTAGCAGCTTCAAGTTTCTTTGGCATTTCTCTTGGACAACGATCCATTATCTTAACAATTATTGCTACGTTGCTGTATGTAGTTCAGGGTTATCTTTCAATGGTTGGAATACCTGAAGAACAAAAGAAAGCAATGCAAATGACTTTAATTCTAAGTCCAGCTATGACTTTCTTTATTAGTATTTCTGCTCCAGGCGCTTTAGCACTTTACTTCTTAGTCGGTGGACTTATTGCTATCTTGCAACAATTAATTACTACTTTTGTTATTATGCCAAAAGTAAAAAGAGATGTTGCAGCTGAATTAAACGAACGTCCACTTAAAGTAGTTGTTACTCAAGAAACAATCGATAACATTCTTAACACTACTTCTTCATCAAACTCCACTCCTGAGGCAAATAAAGATCTTCATCAAGATTTACGTGCACGTAATGCCGGTAAACAAAAGCGTCCAAATGATTCTGACAAAGATTAA
- a CDS encoding HAMP domain-containing sensor histidine kinase, producing MKMMKHVKKQNKSKKETLKSSLTFKWVSLVAATITVSFVIFSIAIYSLVKQQIISQERNLTESVATTFQRRLVEIPTSLQISNVVPQLSPNTNRILEGQTPITSNNGGNVFNDDVLATLSNRDTSITIYNPAGDVVFSNGNVPDEGMPQFSKTESHVLKVVTTQGKIHMKVYQKIFSERTHRLTGYLIVDNSMDQQNQVLKSIRHWMISLSVIAIVVFIGLSYLIVNSVVQPIKKMSQISHDINKDPTDKRRVPDLHRNDELGELAISFNKMLDRMQAYMQQQKQFVGDVSHELRTPVAVIEGHLNLLERWGKDDPQVLEESIQASLQESKRMKHLIQEMLDLTRAEQVDLQYPDKTTDVNEVLNRTVNDMRMIHQDFTITYDDADLKPDTIVKIYRNHLEQILIILIDNAIKYSTDRKEILVAAATEEDKVKILVQDFGEGIAPDEQDKIFNRFYRVDKARTREKGGNGLGLAIAQKLVESYHGKISVSSTLGSGSKFMIEFPLLKSESDK from the coding sequence ATGAAAATGATGAAGCACGTGAAGAAACAAAATAAATCTAAGAAAGAGACCCTAAAGTCCTCACTAACTTTTAAGTGGGTAAGTTTAGTTGCAGCGACAATTACGGTCTCTTTTGTTATATTTTCAATTGCAATTTATTCTTTAGTTAAGCAACAAATTATCTCACAGGAAAGAAATTTGACAGAGAGTGTAGCAACTACATTTCAAAGAAGACTCGTTGAAATTCCAACAAGTTTACAAATTTCAAATGTTGTACCTCAGCTTTCTCCTAATACGAATCGTATTTTAGAAGGACAAACACCAATTACTTCTAATAATGGCGGTAATGTTTTTAATGATGATGTATTAGCTACTTTATCGAATCGTGATACTAGTATTACGATTTATAATCCTGCTGGAGATGTTGTTTTTAGTAATGGGAATGTTCCCGATGAAGGGATGCCACAATTTAGTAAAACTGAAAGTCATGTATTAAAAGTTGTAACGACGCAAGGGAAAATCCATATGAAGGTATATCAGAAGATTTTTTCTGAGAGGACACATCGGTTAACTGGGTATTTGATTGTGGATAATTCCATGGATCAACAAAATCAAGTATTGAAATCTATTCGACACTGGATGATTAGTCTATCAGTTATTGCTATTGTAGTTTTTATTGGGTTGTCTTACTTGATAGTTAATAGCGTTGTACAACCAATTAAGAAAATGTCTCAAATTTCTCACGATATTAATAAAGACCCCACTGATAAAAGGCGAGTACCCGATCTTCATAGAAATGATGAATTAGGAGAACTGGCTATATCTTTTAATAAGATGCTTGATAGAATGCAAGCCTATATGCAGCAGCAAAAACAATTTGTAGGAGATGTATCTCATGAATTGAGGACTCCCGTAGCTGTAATTGAAGGACACTTAAATTTATTAGAGCGGTGGGGAAAAGATGATCCTCAAGTACTGGAAGAATCAATTCAGGCTTCTCTTCAAGAAAGCAAGAGAATGAAACATTTGATTCAAGAAATGCTAGATCTAACTAGGGCTGAGCAGGTTGATTTGCAGTATCCTGATAAAACGACTGATGTCAATGAAGTATTAAATCGAACTGTTAATGACATGAGAATGATTCATCAAGACTTTACTATTACTTATGATGATGCAGACTTAAAACCTGATACAATAGTTAAGATTTATCGTAATCATCTTGAGCAAATTTTAATCATTTTGATTGATAATGCTATTAAATATTCTACTGATCGAAAAGAAATTTTAGTGGCTGCTGCTACTGAAGAAGATAAAGTTAAGATTTTAGTTCAAGATTTTGGTGAAGGAATTGCTCCTGATGAGCAGGACAAGATTTTCAATCGTTTTTATCGTGTAGATAAGGCTAGAACCCGTGAAAAGGGTGGAAATGGTCTAGGCTTAGCTATTGCTCAGAAACTAGTTGAAAGTTATCATGGAAAGATCAGTGTTAGTTCAACACTTGGCTCAGGCAGTAAGTTCATGATTGAATTTCCATTATTAAAATCTGAGTCAGATAAATAA
- a CDS encoding response regulator transcription factor, whose protein sequence is MSKILIIEDEKNLARFVELELRHEKYETQVEGNGRKGLDLALNEDFDAILLDLMLPDLNGLEIARRVRQEKTTPIIMMTARDSVIDRVSGLDHGADDYIVKPFAIEELLARLRAVLRRVQIEKRAMGDTMGVQKVVHFNDLTIETANRIVHRGDSTVDLTKREYNLLMTLIENKNNVVTREQLLNKIWGPESKIETNVVEVYVRYLRNKIDVPGRPSYIKTVRGTGYMVRTDENDEAREETK, encoded by the coding sequence ATGAGTAAAATTCTGATTATTGAAGATGAAAAAAATCTTGCCCGTTTTGTAGAACTAGAATTAAGACATGAAAAATATGAAACTCAAGTTGAAGGAAACGGTCGGAAAGGATTGGATTTAGCTTTAAATGAAGATTTTGACGCAATTTTATTAGATTTAATGTTGCCAGATCTTAATGGATTAGAAATTGCTCGTCGTGTTCGCCAAGAAAAAACAACTCCAATTATTATGATGACTGCAAGAGATTCAGTAATTGACCGTGTCTCAGGTTTAGACCACGGTGCTGATGATTATATTGTTAAACCTTTTGCAATCGAAGAATTATTAGCTCGTTTACGTGCTGTTTTAAGAAGAGTACAAATTGAAAAGAGAGCTATGGGCGATACGATGGGAGTTCAAAAGGTAGTTCACTTCAATGATTTAACTATTGAAACAGCTAATCGAATTGTTCACCGCGGAGATAGTACAGTTGATCTAACTAAACGTGAATACAACTTGTTAATGACATTAATTGAAAATAAGAATAATGTTGTTACAAGAGAGCAGCTTTTAAACAAAATTTGGGGACCTGAATCTAAGATTGAAACGAATGTTGTTGAAGTCTATGTGCGTTATTTACGTAATAAGATTGATGTACCGGGCCGTCCATCATACATCAAGACTGTTCGTGGTACCGGTTATATGGTAAGAACTGATGAAAATGATGAAGCACGTGAAGAAACAAAATAA
- a CDS encoding DUF177 domain-containing protein, translating into MLKFSYSQIKNSRNPLTHVDENVELSKEFFDRSKELLEDAKNVHVTGDLFYDEPFVTGNFTVEADVVAPSTRSLKPVKMHQKFNFTENYSEVEPTQEQLDEEDTIVTVKDDTIDLQKAVEDNLLLSLPSVILTPEEEAKGDFPEGEGWKVVSQEAYQEQQSNKENPAFAKLKDLFKDEKNK; encoded by the coding sequence ATGTTAAAGTTTTCATATTCGCAAATTAAAAATAGTCGTAATCCATTAACTCATGTTGATGAGAACGTTGAGTTAAGTAAAGAGTTTTTTGATAGAAGTAAAGAATTACTGGAAGATGCAAAGAATGTTCATGTTACCGGTGACCTCTTCTATGATGAACCTTTTGTTACTGGTAACTTTACTGTCGAAGCAGATGTTGTGGCACCTTCAACTCGTAGCTTAAAACCAGTAAAAATGCATCAAAAATTCAACTTTACTGAGAACTATAGTGAAGTTGAACCAACTCAAGAACAGCTTGATGAAGAAGATACAATTGTAACTGTTAAAGACGATACAATTGATCTTCAAAAGGCTGTAGAAGATAACTTGCTTTTAAGCTTACCATCAGTGATCTTGACTCCTGAAGAAGAAGCTAAAGGAGACTTTCCTGAAGGAGAGGGCTGGAAGGTTGTTTCTCAAGAAGCTTATCAAGAACAGCAATCTAATAAAGAAAATCCTGCTTTTGCTAAGCTTAAGGATTTATTTAAAGATGAAAAAAACAAGTAA
- a CDS encoding nucleotidyltransferase, with amino-acid sequence MSVIGIGAEYNPFHSGHEFLMNQARLAAKNDPIIVVMSGNYVQRGQMAIMDKWQRAKAALASGADLVFELPFSFAVQPADIFANGSIKMLSDLGVSELFFGVEDANLNFSYLGQKINQIPKNRMDFRDYTQTYATQYNEMVAREVGHEVNQPNMMLAVAYAVASEQLKNPLHLHPITRVGSGHDDPLLQDKIVSSATAIRNYCLHHPNDLSELKKYLPKGELVSLESQKVYPNWNLLFSFLKYRIESASLEELQSIYQMSEGLEYKMKEEIHTAEDFTSFLRQIKSKRYTYARLRRLCLYTLLNVTENEIKDSYQDVSTLLLGYSSRGRNYLKKIRKDVQVPIISKVDKKNAASGTLGLQVKVDRLFEQIIGEDQNFGRKPIEVK; translated from the coding sequence ATGAGTGTAATTGGCATTGGAGCCGAATATAATCCTTTTCATAGTGGCCATGAGTTTTTAATGAATCAAGCCCGCTTAGCAGCTAAAAATGATCCAATAATTGTTGTAATGTCAGGTAATTATGTTCAACGTGGACAAATGGCGATTATGGATAAGTGGCAAAGAGCAAAGGCAGCTTTAGCTTCTGGAGCCGATTTGGTATTCGAACTACCATTTTCTTTTGCTGTGCAGCCAGCTGATATTTTTGCTAATGGTAGTATTAAAATGTTGAGTGATTTGGGAGTGTCAGAATTATTTTTTGGAGTAGAGGATGCGAATTTAAATTTCTCTTATTTGGGTCAAAAAATAAATCAAATTCCCAAGAATCGGATGGACTTTCGAGACTACACTCAAACTTATGCTACTCAATATAATGAAATGGTTGCTAGAGAAGTGGGGCATGAAGTAAATCAACCTAACATGATGTTAGCTGTTGCTTATGCAGTTGCAAGTGAACAATTAAAGAATCCACTTCATTTACATCCTATAACAAGAGTAGGAAGTGGACACGATGATCCACTTTTACAAGATAAAATAGTTTCCTCAGCTACGGCTATTAGAAATTATTGTTTGCATCATCCCAATGACTTATCTGAATTAAAAAAATATCTTCCTAAAGGAGAATTAGTAAGTTTAGAAAGTCAAAAAGTTTATCCGAACTGGAATCTTTTATTTAGCTTTTTGAAGTATCGAATTGAAAGTGCAAGTTTAGAAGAATTGCAGTCAATTTATCAAATGAGTGAAGGACTAGAATACAAAATGAAGGAAGAAATTCATACTGCAGAAGATTTTACTTCATTTTTGCGGCAAATTAAGTCTAAGCGATATACTTATGCTCGTTTAAGAAGATTATGTCTTTACACGCTTTTAAATGTCACTGAGAACGAAATAAAGGATTCTTATCAAGATGTTTCAACCCTACTGTTAGGTTACAGTAGTCGAGGAAGAAATTATCTTAAGAAAATTAGAAAAGATGTTCAAGTGCCGATTATTTCAAAAGTTGATAAGAAAAATGCTGCAAGTGGAACTTTAGGTTTACAAGTAAAAGTGGATCGGCTTTTTGAACAAATTATAGGTGAAGATCAAAATTTTGGTCGTAAACCAATCGAGGTAAAATAA
- the rsfS gene encoding ribosome silencing factor: MDSKKLLDLTVEAIDERHGEDTEAYDMQGISILADYYVVTTAGSNRQLHAIVNSIIDKIHEHGKEDYRIEGTRDSNWLLVDMGDVVVNVFTEDARDFYGLEKLWSNGKKLELNLD; encoded by the coding sequence TTGGATAGTAAGAAATTATTAGATTTAACTGTAGAAGCAATCGATGAAAGACATGGTGAAGATACTGAAGCATATGATATGCAAGGAATTAGTATTTTAGCGGATTACTACGTTGTAACAACAGCTGGCTCAAACCGTCAACTTCATGCCATCGTTAACAGTATTATTGATAAGATCCATGAACATGGAAAAGAAGACTACCGTATTGAAGGAACGCGTGATTCTAACTGGCTCTTGGTAGATATGGGAGATGTAGTTGTAAATGTATTTACTGAAGATGCCCGAGACTTTTATGGCTTAGAAAAGCTTTGGAGCAATGGTAAGAAACTAGAATTAAACTTAGACTAA